A single genomic interval of Fibrobacter sp. UWB13 harbors:
- a CDS encoding Rpn family recombination-promoting nuclease/putative transposase encodes MTQKFSHDSYVRSVLKDPARTAELLRLASRKNSNLAQFLATVNLDTLQEISEAFSDTATHGDGDLAFTVKLESDEPKQAELLVGIIEEHKSYPETGIIQQLVKYWFQIMFRNQKNIPTVAIVLYNGKDPFRIEKEVMYPNYPEYYHKIGLPFLLEVVDVSEIFEDFEISMISPKIALALVALKYVFNGEKLKKYLKPAMAGLKSLPREEAEDFLTQTFIYLRHWFKGEAKEQFKMDFKKCSEVYGYKSIAEVEEEEMAEKIAQRDRDWIEAMTALGDSDEKIAAVSNYIKKIREAQ; translated from the coding sequence ATGACTCAAAAATTCTCTCATGACTCTTATGTACGCTCAGTGCTAAAAGATCCCGCTCGAACAGCAGAGCTTCTTCGCCTTGCGTCTCGAAAAAACAGTAATCTCGCACAATTTCTTGCGACAGTAAATCTCGACACACTACAAGAGATTTCTGAAGCATTCAGTGACACTGCAACTCATGGCGATGGTGACCTAGCTTTTACCGTGAAACTCGAAAGCGACGAACCCAAGCAAGCCGAACTTCTCGTCGGCATTATTGAAGAACACAAGAGTTATCCAGAAACGGGAATTATCCAGCAATTAGTCAAATACTGGTTCCAGATTATGTTTCGCAACCAAAAGAATATTCCAACCGTCGCTATCGTCTTGTACAATGGTAAAGATCCATTCCGCATAGAAAAAGAGGTAATGTACCCAAATTATCCTGAATACTATCACAAGATTGGATTGCCGTTCTTATTAGAAGTCGTCGATGTGAGTGAAATTTTCGAAGATTTTGAAATTTCGATGATTTCGCCTAAAATTGCACTTGCGCTTGTTGCCTTGAAGTACGTTTTCAACGGAGAAAAACTAAAGAAATATCTGAAACCGGCTATGGCGGGACTTAAGTCTCTCCCCCGCGAAGAGGCAGAAGACTTTCTTACCCAAACTTTTATATATTTAAGACACTGGTTTAAAGGCGAAGCCAAGGAGCAGTTCAAAATGGATTTCAAGAAATGCAGCGAAGTTTATGGATACAAGTCCATTGCCGAAGTCGAAGAAGAAGAAATGGCGGAAAAGATTGCTCAACGTGATCGTGACTGGATTGAAGCAATGACTGCTCTTGGCGATTCTGATGAAAAAATTGCAGCCGTTTCCAACTATATAAAGAAAATTCGTGAAGCACAATAA
- the cysK gene encoding cysteine synthase A translates to MAIYNNILETIGNTPLVRINKLNKGDAEVYVKLEMFNPLGSAKDRVALNMINRAEQEGKLKPGALIIEPTSGNTGVGLAYVGAVKGYKVVLTMPDSMSMERRMLLKSLGAEVVLTEGAKGMAGCIAKANEIAAANPGSFIPQQFDNPANPEAHYRTTGPEIWRDTEGKVDVFIATAGTGGTVSGTAKFLKEKNPNIYVIAIEPDDSPMISKGVAGPHKIQGIGANFVPKNYDPKVIDEVYLTSTEKAGNAARAAAAEEGIFVGISSGAALECALTVAKRPEFKGKRIVAVLPDTGERYLSTWLWNT, encoded by the coding sequence ATGGCAATTTATAACAACATTCTCGAAACGATTGGCAATACGCCGCTGGTGCGCATCAATAAGCTCAACAAGGGCGATGCCGAAGTCTATGTGAAACTCGAAATGTTTAATCCGCTCGGTAGCGCAAAAGACCGCGTGGCGCTGAACATGATTAATCGTGCCGAACAAGAAGGCAAGCTCAAGCCGGGTGCGCTTATCATCGAACCGACGAGCGGTAACACAGGCGTTGGTCTTGCTTATGTGGGTGCAGTCAAGGGCTACAAGGTGGTGCTCACGATGCCGGATTCCATGAGCATGGAACGCCGTATGCTCCTCAAGTCGCTCGGTGCCGAAGTCGTGCTGACCGAAGGTGCTAAGGGCATGGCGGGTTGCATTGCGAAGGCAAATGAAATTGCCGCTGCCAACCCGGGAAGTTTCATCCCGCAGCAGTTCGACAATCCGGCGAATCCCGAAGCGCATTACCGCACGACCGGTCCGGAAATCTGGCGCGATACGGAAGGCAAGGTGGATGTGTTTATCGCGACCGCAGGCACGGGCGGAACCGTTTCTGGCACGGCGAAGTTCCTCAAGGAAAAGAACCCGAACATTTATGTAATTGCGATTGAACCGGACGATTCTCCGATGATTTCTAAGGGTGTTGCTGGTCCGCACAAGATTCAGGGTATTGGCGCAAACTTTGTTCCAAAGAATTACGACCCGAAGGTCATTGACGAAGTCTACCTCACGAGTACCGAAAAGGCTGGGAACGCCGCACGCGCTGCCGCTGCCGAAGAAGGAATTTTCGTTGGGATTTCGTCGGGTGCAGCTCTCGAATGTGCGCTTACGGTCGCGAAGCGCCCAGAATTCAAGGGCAAGCGCATTGTCGCAGTGCTTCCGGATACTGGTGAACGCTACCTCAGCACTTGGCTTTGGAACACGTAA
- a CDS encoding ribonuclease D: MIKDEKYILVDSEESLANLLADLELYDMAAVDTEADSMYHYTARLCLIQITIGEHHYIVDPLCGLDLAPLFKARAMQTLIFHGADYDLRLLWQTYGFSPKSIFDTMLAAKILGEQHLGLADLVKEYFGDELKKENQRADWTIRPLSLDMCEYAIHDTFYLHELCAILAEKLQQAGRMNWLTEQCNTLIEHARTPNAPKKDPWRITGSSIYSPCALNILKHLWEWREKQAEELDRPPYKVMQSELMLAIVNAQNSHFPEVSETFLPKLPRNFKGDRLESFLNMLRTAVAVPECDWPMRLPKAPPPPVIPHSDLLNALKTWRDEKAEELKIDAALLANKSQLIWLAAPGNIPWEKRYEEAHLMHWQQGLWNEILRDKLPTAKRIGDEE; this comes from the coding sequence ATGATTAAAGACGAGAAATACATATTGGTAGATAGTGAAGAATCGCTCGCAAACTTGCTTGCTGATTTGGAGCTTTATGACATGGCCGCTGTCGACACCGAGGCGGATTCCATGTACCATTACACGGCTCGTCTCTGTCTTATCCAGATTACCATTGGCGAACACCATTATATTGTGGATCCGCTTTGTGGGCTGGACCTTGCACCGCTGTTCAAGGCACGTGCAATGCAGACGCTGATTTTCCACGGTGCAGATTACGACCTCAGACTTTTATGGCAGACTTACGGCTTTTCGCCGAAGAGCATTTTCGATACGATGCTTGCCGCAAAGATTCTGGGCGAACAGCACCTCGGGCTTGCCGATTTGGTCAAGGAATATTTTGGCGACGAGCTCAAGAAAGAAAACCAGAGAGCCGACTGGACGATTCGACCACTTTCGCTGGACATGTGCGAATACGCCATCCACGATACGTTCTACCTTCACGAACTTTGTGCCATTTTAGCAGAAAAGCTGCAACAGGCCGGTCGCATGAACTGGCTCACGGAGCAGTGCAACACGCTTATCGAACACGCAAGGACTCCGAACGCCCCGAAAAAAGATCCGTGGCGCATTACTGGTTCCAGCATTTATAGCCCCTGCGCATTGAACATCCTCAAGCACTTGTGGGAATGGCGTGAAAAGCAGGCCGAAGAACTCGACCGTCCACCTTATAAGGTGATGCAGTCCGAACTGATGCTTGCGATTGTGAATGCCCAGAATTCACATTTTCCGGAAGTCAGCGAAACGTTCCTGCCAAAGCTCCCCCGCAATTTCAAGGGAGACCGTCTGGAATCGTTCCTGAACATGCTACGCACAGCTGTGGCAGTTCCGGAATGCGATTGGCCGATGCGCCTCCCGAAGGCTCCACCACCGCCAGTCATCCCGCATTCGGACTTGCTCAACGCGCTTAAAACGTGGCGTGACGAAAAGGCCGAAGAGCTGAAAATCGATGCAGCGCTCCTCGCAAACAAGTCTCAGCTGATTTGGCTTGCCGCTCCGGGAAACATTCCGTGGGAAAAACGCTACGAAGAAGCGCACTTGATGCACTGGCAGCAAGGCCTCTGGAACGAGATTTTGCGTGACAAGTTGCCAACGGCAAAGCGCATTGGCGACGAAGAATAG
- a CDS encoding 5-formyltetrahydrofolate cyclo-ligase: protein MLLIFGSSPIVEMILKMRRMKKGDDIIKEPWQEIHDIPGYHDARNIAAFYPMKGEPNIMPIIEELATEGRLLLPKCEGDGIMHFYKIANLKKDLVKGHYGIMEPREGIEKFEGDIPVFLVPGVKFNWDGSRQGHGKGYYDRFLAKYPNAFKAGIMTPAQLSKEPLEQKETDVKMHTVIACREKY, encoded by the coding sequence GTGTTGCTGATTTTCGGCAGCAGCCCCATCGTCGAGATGATCTTGAAGATGCGTCGCATGAAAAAGGGCGATGACATCATCAAGGAACCGTGGCAGGAAATCCACGACATTCCGGGCTACCACGATGCAAGGAACATCGCTGCTTTTTACCCCATGAAGGGCGAGCCGAACATCATGCCGATTATCGAGGAACTCGCCACCGAAGGACGCCTTTTGCTCCCGAAGTGCGAAGGAGACGGCATCATGCACTTCTACAAGATTGCAAACCTCAAGAAGGACCTGGTCAAGGGGCACTATGGAATCATGGAGCCCCGCGAAGGCATCGAGAAGTTTGAAGGCGACATTCCTGTGTTTCTGGTCCCAGGCGTAAAGTTCAACTGGGACGGGAGCAGACAAGGACACGGCAAGGGATACTACGACAGGTTCCTCGCCAAATACCCGAACGCATTTAAGGCAGGGATTATGACTCCGGCGCAACTTTCCAAGGAACCGCTAGAGCAGAAAGAAACCGATGTGAAAATGCACACGGTCATCGCCTGCCGAGAAAAGTATTAA
- the rbr gene encoding rubrerythrin: MANKYAGTQTEKNLEAAFAGESQARNKYTYFASRAKKDGFEQIAALFQKTADNEKEHAKLWFKELEGIGDTAQNLKAAAEGENYEWTDMYEGFAKTAEEEGFTALAKKFRMVAAIEKMHEERYRALLKNVETAKVFEKSEVKVWECRNCGHIVVGTKAPEVCPVCAHPQAYFEVHEENY; this comes from the coding sequence ATGGCAAATAAATACGCTGGTACCCAGACCGAAAAGAACCTTGAAGCAGCATTCGCAGGCGAATCCCAGGCTCGCAACAAGTACACTTACTTTGCAAGCCGCGCCAAAAAAGACGGTTTTGAACAGATCGCTGCATTGTTCCAGAAAACCGCTGACAACGAAAAGGAACACGCCAAGCTTTGGTTCAAGGAACTCGAAGGCATCGGCGACACCGCCCAGAACCTGAAGGCAGCCGCCGAAGGCGAAAACTACGAATGGACCGACATGTACGAAGGTTTCGCGAAGACCGCTGAAGAAGAAGGATTTACCGCGCTCGCCAAGAAGTTCCGCATGGTCGCCGCCATCGAAAAGATGCACGAAGAACGCTACCGCGCCCTCCTCAAGAACGTGGAAACCGCCAAGGTCTTCGAAAAGAGCGAAGTCAAGGTTTGGGAATGCCGCAACTGCGGACATATCGTGGTCGGTACAAAGGCCCCGGAAGTCTGCCCCGTTTGCGCTCACCCGCAAGCCTACTTCGAAGTCCACGAAGAAAATTACTAA
- a CDS encoding CotH kinase family protein: MSLAQTYDLPIVFVDTKGECLDKNVTEKIPATMRVLDGKTNSVADSAKGTLYDIGIKVRGQSSALFPKPGYGVEVRDEKGEGLDVSLFGLPPADDWVFHGPYVDKSMMRNALAHWLFRQAGHYSPRTKHFDLYINGVYRGVYVLIEKIKRGKYRVNVSKLKETDIAGDSLTGGYIWAFDKTGTNTGGAGSGPIEKEGFNTSDGLNVILHYPKKENIQKQQEDYLKKYLNDLEGLFKNGKNGQGYENYVDMTSALDYVLHEEVTNNADSYWCSFFLHKPKDKTDKNGVKTEGKVTLGPAWDFNLAMSNGSQPENGGGNNGGGMWGGGFGGGFGGGGNGFGSSGTSGWQIENSQKSGNGGMWGMGSSLKAPNWLLGMWKDSHYQSELKKRWAELRSGVWHTKTLDLYLDSMKTYLKNAADRNFKRWPNLGKSSGQNDADPQPMKYCNSSSGGGFGMPMGGYNATTWDGEFEHLRKKMKERMQWMDEQLGFKEPATPIAMAPVDPSIHEPDWQNDDKKKDSIPLNINYDDLSRLSPTNFFVVIGNYLEIHTDMGGKFALVDLNGAVLYKTQIKAGTTNIEIPARARDRHWIATLNGKMLSK; encoded by the coding sequence ATGTCCCTTGCGCAAACGTACGACTTACCGATTGTTTTCGTTGACACCAAAGGCGAATGCCTTGACAAAAATGTCACTGAAAAGATTCCCGCGACCATGCGAGTACTCGACGGGAAAACAAATTCCGTTGCAGACAGTGCCAAAGGTACGCTTTATGACATTGGCATCAAGGTAAGAGGGCAATCATCCGCCTTGTTCCCGAAGCCAGGCTATGGCGTAGAAGTCCGTGACGAAAAAGGTGAAGGTCTTGACGTCAGCCTGTTCGGGCTCCCGCCTGCAGACGACTGGGTTTTCCATGGTCCTTATGTAGACAAGAGCATGATGCGAAACGCTCTCGCCCACTGGCTCTTTAGACAAGCAGGCCACTACAGCCCACGCACTAAGCATTTTGACTTGTACATCAACGGCGTTTACCGCGGCGTGTACGTGCTTATTGAAAAAATCAAACGCGGCAAGTATCGCGTGAACGTAAGCAAGCTCAAAGAAACCGACATCGCAGGCGATAGCCTCACCGGCGGCTACATTTGGGCTTTTGACAAAACGGGCACCAACACCGGTGGCGCAGGCAGTGGCCCCATTGAAAAGGAAGGCTTTAACACTTCTGACGGTTTAAACGTCATTTTGCACTACCCCAAAAAGGAAAACATCCAAAAGCAACAGGAAGATTACCTAAAAAAATACCTAAACGATCTTGAAGGCTTGTTCAAGAACGGCAAGAACGGTCAAGGCTATGAAAACTACGTGGATATGACATCGGCTCTGGACTATGTCTTGCACGAAGAAGTGACGAACAACGCGGACTCCTACTGGTGCAGTTTCTTCTTGCACAAGCCAAAGGACAAAACCGACAAGAACGGAGTCAAGACGGAAGGCAAGGTAACACTTGGCCCGGCTTGGGACTTTAACCTCGCCATGAGTAATGGCAGCCAGCCCGAAAATGGCGGAGGCAATAACGGCGGTGGCATGTGGGGCGGCGGCTTCGGTGGCGGCTTCGGTGGTGGCGGAAACGGCTTCGGAAGTTCCGGCACAAGCGGCTGGCAAATCGAAAACAGCCAAAAGTCAGGCAATGGCGGCATGTGGGGCATGGGTAGCTCCCTCAAGGCCCCAAACTGGCTCCTTGGCATGTGGAAGGACAGTCACTACCAAAGTGAATTGAAGAAACGCTGGGCAGAACTCCGCAGTGGCGTTTGGCACACCAAGACTTTGGATCTCTACCTCGATTCCATGAAGACGTACCTCAAGAACGCAGCTGACAGAAACTTCAAGCGCTGGCCGAACTTGGGCAAATCAAGCGGTCAGAACGATGCGGACCCGCAGCCAATGAAATACTGCAATAGCAGCAGTGGCGGTGGCTTTGGCATGCCTATGGGTGGCTACAACGCAACCACGTGGGATGGAGAATTTGAACATCTCCGCAAGAAGATGAAAGAAAGAATGCAGTGGATGGACGAACAGCTTGGTTTCAAGGAACCGGCAACACCCATTGCGATGGCTCCTGTGGATCCGTCAATCCATGAACCCGATTGGCAAAATGACGACAAGAAGAAAGACTCGATTCCGCTGAACATCAACTACGACGATCTCAGCAGGCTCTCGCCGACAAACTTCTTCGTGGTCATTGGTAACTACCTCGAAATCCACACGGATATGGGAGGCAAGTTTGCTCTAGTCGATTTGAACGGTGCTGTTTTGTACAAGACCCAGATCAAGGCGGGAACGACGAATATCGAAATCCCAGCCAGGGCAAGGGACAGGCACTGGATAGCAACGCTTAACGGCAAGATGCTTTCTAAATAA
- a CDS encoding tryptophan--tRNA ligase — protein sequence MRKISLTGIKPTGTPHLGNYVGAIRPALELTKTYDTVYFIADYHALTTVQNGAEMRANIYKVAATWLALGLNPEESLFYKQSDIPEIFELSWALSCFTPKGFMNRAHAYKAKVEANTAAGVDVDSNVNMGLYCYPCLMDADILMFSADIVPVGKDQKQHVEFARDIAIKFNKHFGEEVFTVPEPVFQESTGVIPGLDGRKMSKSYDNYIDIFLEPKALKKRLGKIVTNSQGIEEPKDPDTCNVFKLYKLFATPEQTEALAARYRAGGMGWGHAKQELQNVLEEHLGAAREKYFYLLDHTDEIEKILAYGKERARAKAKVMMDRVRHLLGTY from the coding sequence ATGAGAAAGATTTCACTTACCGGTATCAAGCCGACGGGCACTCCCCATCTCGGCAACTATGTGGGCGCAATCCGCCCGGCTCTTGAACTTACGAAGACTTACGACACGGTCTATTTCATTGCGGACTATCACGCTTTGACGACTGTGCAGAACGGCGCCGAAATGCGCGCGAACATTTACAAGGTCGCAGCAACCTGGCTCGCTCTCGGTCTCAACCCGGAAGAATCCCTGTTCTACAAGCAGAGCGATATTCCTGAAATCTTTGAACTTAGCTGGGCTCTCAGCTGCTTCACGCCGAAGGGTTTCATGAACCGCGCCCACGCTTACAAGGCTAAGGTCGAAGCCAACACCGCTGCTGGTGTTGATGTGGACTCCAACGTGAACATGGGCCTTTACTGCTACCCGTGCCTCATGGATGCCGACATCCTCATGTTCAGCGCTGACATCGTGCCGGTGGGCAAGGACCAGAAGCAGCACGTCGAATTTGCTCGCGATATCGCCATCAAGTTCAACAAGCACTTTGGCGAAGAAGTGTTCACCGTCCCGGAACCGGTTTTCCAGGAATCCACCGGTGTTATCCCGGGCCTCGATGGTCGCAAGATGAGCAAGTCCTACGACAACTACATCGACATCTTCCTCGAACCGAAGGCTCTCAAAAAGCGTCTTGGCAAGATTGTGACGAACTCCCAGGGCATTGAAGAACCGAAGGATCCGGATACTTGCAATGTGTTTAAGTTGTACAAACTCTTTGCAACGCCGGAACAGACCGAAGCTCTCGCAGCACGCTACCGTGCAGGTGGCATGGGCTGGGGCCACGCCAAGCAGGAACTTCAGAACGTTCTCGAAGAACATCTCGGTGCCGCTCGCGAAAAGTACTTCTACTTGCTCGACCATACCGACGAAATCGAAAAGATTCTCGCTTATGGTAAGGAACGCGCCCGCGCCAAGGCCAAGGTCATGATGGACCGTGTGCGCCATTTGCTCGGCACTTATTAA
- a CDS encoding polysaccharide lyase, whose translation MNKYAFFLFCASAAFAQAVSDTVSFVNFENREVGVYGNAEAKEDFKRNTTDKSWWYAMDKNNGENSKIVYDGVAHGNVLQLKYPKGCVGPNDNDTPACAAQIIQPLVKTADTMWSAYDIFFEEGFEFQLGGKLPGLCGGKCYTGNAMPETGDGWSARIMWRKGGNAVQLIYFMGQHSEYGDDFKWDLGGKNPQAQFTIGKWHRIVNKVSMNTVKTPGAGNKNGRVQAWLDGELVLDVDTLRLRDYDTLHVDKFYLSTFHGGSSAEWAPTHDNFIRFDNFTVSTDSIAVTLDNGGEVGLGKNLRRENRRSVSKPIEIYRVNGSLVGRQHSSSDVNMQRLRNGKIIQLQIER comes from the coding sequence ATGAATAAGTACGCGTTCTTCTTATTTTGCGCTTCTGCCGCTTTTGCTCAAGCCGTGTCCGATACGGTCTCGTTTGTCAACTTCGAAAATCGCGAAGTTGGTGTTTATGGCAATGCGGAGGCTAAGGAAGATTTCAAGCGCAACACCACGGATAAAAGCTGGTGGTATGCGATGGACAAGAACAACGGCGAAAATTCCAAGATTGTCTATGACGGCGTGGCGCACGGCAATGTGCTGCAGCTTAAGTACCCCAAGGGTTGCGTTGGTCCGAATGACAATGATACTCCCGCATGTGCGGCGCAAATCATACAGCCGCTTGTAAAAACTGCCGATACGATGTGGAGTGCGTACGATATTTTCTTCGAGGAAGGTTTTGAATTCCAGTTGGGAGGCAAGCTTCCGGGGCTATGTGGCGGCAAGTGCTACACGGGGAACGCGATGCCCGAAACGGGGGATGGCTGGAGTGCGCGAATTATGTGGCGCAAGGGCGGGAACGCTGTTCAGCTGATTTACTTCATGGGGCAACATTCTGAATACGGCGATGATTTCAAGTGGGATCTCGGCGGTAAAAATCCGCAAGCGCAATTCACGATTGGCAAATGGCATCGCATAGTCAATAAAGTCTCGATGAATACGGTCAAGACTCCTGGCGCGGGCAACAAGAACGGTCGTGTGCAGGCGTGGCTTGATGGCGAGCTCGTGCTTGATGTCGATACGCTCAGGCTCCGCGATTACGATACTTTGCATGTGGACAAGTTCTATCTTTCCACGTTCCATGGCGGGAGTAGTGCTGAATGGGCTCCGACACACGATAATTTTATCCGATTTGACAATTTTACGGTTTCGACCGATTCTATTGCGGTGACTCTCGATAACGGGGGCGAAGTTGGCTTGGGTAAAAATTTGAGGAGAGAAAATCGCCGTTCAGTCTCAAAGCCTATTGAAATTTATCGCGTTAACGGCTCGCTAGTAGGTCGCCAACACTCAAGCTCTGATGTAAATATGCAAAGACTCCGGAACGGTAAAATTATCCAGTTGCAAATAGAACGGTAA
- a CDS encoding TIGR02147 family protein translates to MKPITEYKDYRLYMQDFYEERKRTSAFSWREFSKLAGFKSPVYLKLVCEGKSSLSFVKMEQVAHAMGLAGHEFAYFTQMVKFGNATKDSVKKEALLEMQKIAREHQVRVVDAESFEFYESWKNPTIRELAPMMPGKRPLEMAKACHQVISAEQVRDSLAFLVQTGFLKREAEHTYVQTEKTVIGTKESLPIAVRGMHKEMASLARTAIDKFPIEERHFTGATLGLCEEAYARISQELDAFVRKVANIAAEYENINQVYRLNLQLFPLTKKVEEESHE, encoded by the coding sequence ATGAAACCGATAACAGAATATAAGGATTACCGCCTGTACATGCAGGACTTTTACGAAGAGCGTAAAAGGACGAGCGCATTTTCGTGGCGTGAGTTTTCCAAGCTGGCGGGGTTCAAGTCGCCGGTTTACCTAAAGCTTGTTTGCGAAGGCAAGAGCAGCTTGAGTTTCGTCAAGATGGAACAGGTCGCACATGCGATGGGGCTTGCGGGGCACGAGTTTGCTTACTTCACGCAAATGGTCAAGTTCGGCAATGCAACGAAGGACTCCGTGAAAAAAGAGGCGCTTCTTGAAATGCAGAAGATTGCTCGCGAGCATCAAGTGCGCGTTGTCGATGCGGAATCATTTGAATTTTATGAATCGTGGAAAAATCCGACGATTCGCGAACTCGCTCCGATGATGCCTGGAAAGCGCCCGCTCGAAATGGCGAAAGCTTGCCATCAAGTGATTTCGGCAGAACAGGTGCGTGACTCGCTTGCGTTCCTGGTGCAGACGGGGTTTCTCAAGCGCGAGGCGGAACATACTTATGTGCAGACGGAAAAGACTGTCATCGGCACAAAAGAATCGCTTCCCATTGCGGTTCGCGGCATGCACAAAGAAATGGCATCGCTTGCGAGAACGGCTATCGACAAGTTCCCGATTGAAGAACGTCATTTCACGGGGGCAACGCTTGGGCTTTGCGAAGAAGCCTACGCCCGCATTTCGCAGGAACTGGACGCATTTGTTCGCAAGGTGGCAAATATCGCTGCCGAATATGAAAACATCAACCAAGTTTATCGACTGAATCTTCAGTTGTTTCCTTTAACAAAAAAGGTCGAGGAGGAGTCTCATGAATAA
- a CDS encoding RNA methyltransferase, whose amino-acid sequence MSFNNDDSRRGFGNDRKRHFGRTARPTFDEAKFNREHPDEPERAPERREFSQERREGIGSQAHLRRDRDNFANRPSRFDSDRPSFGDRPKRFEGERNFGERREFDKSRANQENFVPAVGDADAAPQVAVGGIKEVEELLNKNPLQVHRVLFMHKSGNPKLYELQKLAKRAHVHVQQVDSKILDSYARPNHGVVALMNEKELLNWMDVREEFFKARDTGEKKLIAVATNIEDPRNLGACIRSSLALGVDILLLPAKGMCGITPSVARTSAGALEKLRICRPDNLEGAIGELKMAGYQILGLDADTETNLAGFDFADHVVLAVGGEDVGLPPFIKKQCDAVLRIPMKPEAHSYNASVALSLGLYEYARLRIKA is encoded by the coding sequence ATGAGTTTCAATAATGACGACAGCCGTCGCGGTTTTGGTAACGATCGCAAGCGTCACTTTGGACGCACAGCACGCCCCACATTCGATGAGGCGAAGTTCAACCGCGAACATCCGGACGAACCTGAACGCGCACCCGAACGTCGCGAATTTTCACAGGAACGCCGTGAAGGCATCGGAAGCCAGGCACACCTCCGTCGCGACCGCGACAACTTTGCAAACCGCCCGAGCCGCTTCGACAGCGACCGTCCGAGCTTTGGCGACCGCCCGAAGCGCTTTGAAGGCGAGCGCAATTTTGGCGAACGCCGCGAATTTGACAAGAGCCGTGCAAATCAGGAAAACTTCGTGCCTGCAGTCGGTGATGCCGATGCAGCCCCGCAGGTTGCCGTCGGTGGCATCAAGGAAGTTGAAGAACTCCTGAACAAGAACCCGCTCCAGGTCCACCGCGTACTCTTCATGCACAAGTCCGGCAACCCGAAGCTCTATGAACTCCAGAAGCTCGCCAAGCGCGCCCACGTGCACGTGCAGCAGGTCGATTCCAAAATTCTTGACAGCTACGCCCGCCCGAACCACGGCGTCGTCGCCCTCATGAACGAGAAGGAACTCCTGAACTGGATGGACGTCCGCGAAGAATTCTTCAAAGCACGTGACACGGGCGAAAAGAAGCTCATCGCCGTTGCCACAAACATCGAAGACCCGCGTAACCTCGGAGCTTGCATCCGTAGCTCGCTTGCATTGGGCGTCGATATTTTGCTCCTCCCCGCAAAGGGCATGTGCGGCATTACCCCGAGCGTCGCCCGCACTTCCGCAGGCGCACTTGAAAAGCTCCGCATCTGCCGTCCGGACAACCTTGAAGGCGCTATCGGCGAACTCAAGATGGCTGGCTATCAGATTCTCGGGCTCGATGCCGACACCGAAACAAACCTCGCCGGATTCGACTTTGCAGACCACGTGGTGCTCGCCGTCGGTGGCGAAGACGTAGGCCTGCCCCCGTTCATCAAGAAGCAATGCGACGCCGTACTCCGCATCCCGATGAAGCCCGAAGCTCATTCGTACAACGCATCTGTAGCCCTTTCGCTCGGCCTTTACGAATACGCTCGCTTGCGCATCAAAGCATAA